One window of Pyrus communis chromosome 12, drPyrComm1.1, whole genome shotgun sequence genomic DNA carries:
- the LOC137710149 gene encoding beta-glucosidase 13-like, protein MARGLIAICLITLLACSSVEGRGLELAHLNGAEHQSVGDHVHGVVANVTVGGFNFQLNLSNPKLVEELKIKRSDFPSDFLFGAATSAAQSEGSAKEGGRGPSGWDHRMETLPEKLRNSTKFPMAVDGYKRYKEDIKLIKDAGLNSYRFSMSWSRILPKGSLSGGINQEGIDYYNSLIDELIRNGITPFVTIYHFDMPLALEEKYGGLLNRSFVNDFRDYSELLFKNFGDRVKHWFTINEPNILAQFGYELGISPPGRCSLPSTLCALGSPVKCFETVGPCKFGGNSSTEPYTAAHNIILAHATVVKLYKEKYQEQQKGELGIVLASQYFLPYTQSEEDKAAAGRLFDFYLGWFMGPLVFGDYPQSMKERVKDRLPTFSAEDKVLLNGSLGLVGINYYTSTYAKHKAPPQGEALRYSFDQWAETIGKISCSLEP, encoded by the exons ATGGCTCGTGGTCTCATTGCCATTTGTCTCATCACTTTGCTAGCCTGTTCATCTGTGGAAGGTCGAGGCCTAG AACTAGCACATTTAAATGGAGCTGAACATCAGTCCGTGGGGGATCATGTTCACGGAGTTGTAGCAAATGTGACAGTGGGTGGGTTCAACTTTCAGTTAAATTTAAGCAACCCTAAACTTGTTGAAGAACTGAAAATTAAACGATCAGACTTTCCATCCGATTTTCTGTTTGGAGCCGCCACTTCTGCTGCACAG AGCGAAGGGTCAGCTAAAGAAGGAGGGAGAGGACCGAGTGGTTGGGATCATCGCATGGAAACACTCCCAG AAAAACTTCGAAACAGTACAAAATTCCCCATGGCAGTCGATGGATATAAACGATACAAG GAGGATATTAAGCTTATCAAGGACGCTGGACTAAATTCTTACAGATTCTCCATGTCCTGGAGTAGGATTTTACCAa AGGGAAGCTTAAGTGGCGGAATTAACCAAGAGGGTATTGATTACTACAATAGCTTGATCGATGAGCTAATAAGAAATG GCATCACACCTTTCGTGACGATTTATCACTTTGACATGCCACTAGCCCTGGAAGAGAAGTATGGAGGCTTACTGAATCGCTCGTTCGT GAATGACTTTAGAGACTATAGCGAGCTTTTATTCAAAAACTTTGGAGACAGAGTTAAACATTGGTTCACAATTAATGAGCCAAACATTCTTGCTCAATTTGGTTATGAACTTGGGATTTCCCCACCAGGGAGGTGTTCACTTCCATCAACCCTTTGTGCATTAGGGTCTCCTGTGAAATGTTTCGAGACTGTCGGTCCATGCAAGTTTGGTGGTAACTCGTCAACAGAGCCTTACACTGCAGCCCATAACATTATCCTTGCCCATGCCACTGTGGTTAAGCTctacaaagaaaaatatcaa GAACAACAAAAGGGTGAATTGGGAATCGTCCTCGCTTCACAATATTTTTTGCCCTATACACAATCAGAGGAAGATAAAGCTGCAGCAGGACGACTTTTTGACTTCTACCTCGGATG GTTTATGGGACCATTAGTATTCGGAGATTATCCTCAAAGTATGAAGGAGAGGGTGAAGGATAGGCTTCCCACTTTTTCCGCAGAAGACAAAGTTCTGCTCAATGGGAGTTTAGGGTTGGTTGGTATCAATTATTATACATCAACATATGCCAAACATAAGGCTCCTCCTCAAGGTGAGGCGTTGCGTTATTCCTTCGATCAATGGGCCGAAACAATAGGTAAGATATCTTGCTCTCTAGAGCCATAA
- the LOC137710150 gene encoding cytochrome P450 CYP749A22-like yields MQMSMIFNESLRLYPPFAGFGRKVEREVRLGDVIVPANVALVISNLSFHHDPRIWGQDAQLFKPERFAEGVAKATNNNIGAFVPFGIGPRSCVGLNFAINEAKIALSMILQRYSFTLSPGYVHSPIQYVTVRPQHGVQVMLHPL; encoded by the coding sequence ATGCAGATGAGTATGATCTTCAACGAGTCTCTAAGGTTATATCCCCCTTTTGCTGGTTTTGGAAGGAAAGTTGAAAGGGAAGTTAGACTGGGAGATGTCATTGTTCCTGCTAATGTTGCATTAGTTATCTCAAATCTATCGTTTCACCACGATCCTCGAATATGGGGACAGGACGCACAACTTTTCAAACCAGAGAGATTTGCTGAAGGGGTTGCTAAAGCAACTAACAATAACATAGGTGCATTTGTGCCGTTTGGAATAGGACCTCGAAGTTGTGTGGGCTTAAACTTTGCAATCAATGAAGCAAAGATTGCTCTGTCAATGATTCTACAACGCTACTCCTTCACTCTATCCCCAGGTTATGTTCACTCGCCCATTCAGTATGTGACAGTTCGTCCACAACACGGAGTTCAGGTAATGCTTCACCCGCTTTGA
- the LOC137711596 gene encoding cytochrome P450 CYP749A22-like, protein MSSLGGMVAILSSLLCVFLVFVLIKILHKLWWTPTRIQKMMKAQGIKGPPYRLIHGNTKEISDMKKEVMRRPKNLSHDIVSGVVPHIHSWSQIYGKKYLQWHGSLAQLVITEEPELCKEIMSNKDKAYPKREPDTFVKKLLGDGLVTTTEGEKWGKMRKIATHAFNGECLKSMFPDMVASAETMLERWRNYEEKEIEVFEEFRLFTSEVISRTAFGSSYLEGQNIFEMLMKLAFLLFTNALTVRIPGISKIFKTSDEIEAEKLEKGVYASIMDIAKKREKTAMSGDEDGFGSDFFGLLLKARHDANGDQRISVDDLVDECKTFYFAGQETTNTLLAWTVFLLALHTNWQEEARKEVIELFGKQTPNLDGITKLKTMSMIFNESLRLYPPVAGFVRKVEREVRLGDVIVPANVALVISNLSFHHDPRIWGQDAQLFKPERFAEGVAKATNNNIGAFVPFGIGPRSCVGLNFATNEAKIALSMILQRYSFTLSPGYVHSPIQYVTVRPQHGVQVMLHPL, encoded by the exons ATGAGTTCTTTGGGAGGCATGGTGGCCATTCTTTCAAGCCTTCTGTGTGTGTTTCTTGTCTTTGTCCTCATCAAGATCCTGCACAAACTATGGTGGACTCCGACTCGGATACAAAAGATGATGAAAGCGCAGGGGATCAAAGGTCCTCCTTACAGACTTATCCATGGAAACACAAAAGAAATATCCGACATGAAAAAGGAAGTCATGCGCAGGCCCAAGAATTTATCTCACGACATAGTTTCTGGAGTTGTACCTCACATACACTCTTGGTCACAGATATATG GGAAGAAATATCTTCAGTGGCATGGTTCTCTTGCACAGTTGGTCATTACGGAGGAACCTGAGTTATGCAAAGAGATAATGAGTAACAAGGATAAAGCTTATCCGAAAAGAGAGCCCGATACCTTTGTGAAGAAACTATTAGGAGATGGCCTTGTGACAACAACTGAAGGTGAAAAATGGGGAAAAATGAGAAAGATTGCTACCCATGCCTTCAATGGAGAATGtttaaaa AGTATGTTTCCAGATATGGTAGCTAGTGCTGAGACGATGCTTGAAAGGTGGAGAaattatgaagaaaaagaaattgaggTGTTTGAAGAGTTCAGGTTGTTCACTTCAGAAGTGATTTCGAGAACAGCATTTGGCAGCAGCTATTTAGAAGGACAGAACATTTTTGAGATGTTGATGAAATTAGCCTTCCTACTTTTTACAAACGCCCTCACAGTCAGGATTCCTGGCATCAG taaaattttcaaaactagtGACGAGATCGAAGCAGAAAAACTTGAGAAAGGTGTATATGCCTCCATAATGGATATCgctaagaaaagagaaaagacgGCAATGAGTGGAGATGAGGACGGCTTTGGGAGTGATTTTTTTGGATTACTTTTGAAGGCTCGTCATGATGCCAATGGCGACCAGAGGATTTCGGTGGATGATTTGGTTGACGAGTGCAAGACTTTTTACTTTGCTGGACAAGAAACCACCAATACTTTGCTTGCTTGGACCGTCTTTCTTCTAGCACTCCATACGAATTGGCAAGAGGAAGCAAGAAAGGAGGTCATAGAATTATTTGGGAAACAAACTCCAAATCTCGATGGCATTACCAAACTGAAAACA ATGAGTATGATCTTCAACGAGTCTCTAAGGTTATATCCCCCTGTTGCTGGTTTTGTAAGGAAAGTTGAAAGGGAAGTTAGACTGGGAGATGTCATTGTTCCTGCTAATGTTGCATTAGTTATCTCAAATCTATCATTTCACCACGATCCTCGAATCTGGGGACAGGACGCACAACTTTTCAAACCAGAGAGATTTGCTGAAGGGGTTGCTAAAGCAACTAACAATAACATAGGTGCATTTGTGCCGTTTGGAATAGGACCTCGAAGTTGTGTGGGCTTAAACTTTGCAACCAATGAAGCAAAGATTGCTCTGTCAATGATTCTACAACGCTACTCCTTCACTCTATCCCCAGGTTATGTTCACTCGCCCATTCAGTATGTGACAGTTCGTCCACAACACGGAGTTCAGGTAATGCTTCACCCGCTTTGA